One stretch of Mus pahari chromosome 15, PAHARI_EIJ_v1.1, whole genome shotgun sequence DNA includes these proteins:
- the LOC110333175 gene encoding protocadherin-3, producing METALAKIPQQRQVFFLTILLLLWKYGSGTTRYSMPEEMESGYLVANLAKNLGLRVGELVTRGAQIHYKGNKELLQLDAETGNLFLKEKLDREALCGATDPCVLHFQIILENPVQFFQTELQLTDINDHSPAFSDTEMLLTISESANPGTVFPLKAAQDSDIGSNAVQNYTVSPNIHFHVVTLSHSDGRKYPELVLDRALDREEQPELTLILTALDGGAPPRSGTTTVHIEVVDINDNPPQFEQSFYAVQIPENSPLNALVVTVYARDLDAGIHGTVTYSLFQGGELSQPFVVDKITGEIRLKGALDFEATPYYNMEIVATDPGGFSGKCTVAIQVLDVNDNPPELTIRKLTVPVPENSAETMVAVFSVFDSDSGDNGRMVCSIQNDIPFLLKPTYENYYTLVTEGPLDRESRAEYNITITVSDLGTPRLTTQHTIKVQVSDINDNAPAFAQTSYTLFVQENNSPALHIGTISATDSDSGSNAHIIYSLLPPQDSKLALTSLVSINSDNGQLFVLRAMDYEMLQTFEFHVGATDEGSPALSSQALVRVVVLDDNDNSPFVLYPMQNASAPCTELLPRAAEPGYLITKVVAVDRDSGQNAWLSFQLLKATEPGLFSVWAHNGEVRTTRLLSERDALKHKLLLLVKDNGDPMLSASVTLHVLVVDGFSQPYLPLTEVARDSTQDDYDVLTLYLVIALASVSSLFLLSVLLFVGVRLCRRARAASLGDYSVPEGHFPGHLVDVSRAGTLSQSYQYEVCLNGGTGTNEFNFLKPLFPILPTQAAAEERENAVVRNSVEFY from the coding sequence ATGGAGACAGCACTAGCAAAAATACCACAGCAAAGGCAAGTCTTTTTTCTTACTATATTGTTGCTATTGTGGAAATATGGCTCTGGGACAACTAGATATTCCATGCCAGAAGAAATGGAGAGTGGCTATTTGGTGGCAAACCTGGCAAAAAATCTGGGGCTTAGGGTTGGAGAACTGGTCACTAGAGGAGCTCAAATCCattacaaaggaaacaaagagctCTTGCAGCTGGATGCAGAGACTGGAAATTTGTTCTTAAAGGAAAAACTAGACCGGGAGGCACTGTGTGGGGCAACAGATCCCTGTGTGCTGCACTTCCAGATCATACTGGAAAACCCTGTGCAGTTCTTCCAAACTGAACTGCAACTCACTGATATAAATGACCACTCTCCAGCGTTCTCTGACACAGAAATGCTTCTAACAATTTCTGAGAGCGCCAATCCAGGAACTGTGTTTCCTCTGAAGGCAGCCCAGGATTCTGACATAGGGAGCAACGCTGTTCAGAACTACACAGTCAGTCCTAATATCCACTTCCATGTCGTAACTCTCAGTCACTCAGATGGCAGAAAATACCCAGAGCTGGTGCTGGACAGAGCCCTGGACAGGGAGGAGCAGCCTGAGCTCACTTTAATCCTCACCGCTCTGGATGGTGGAGCCCCACCCAGGTCAGGAACCACCACAGTTCACATTGAAGTCGTGGACATCAATGATAACCCGCCCCAATTTGAACAGTCATTCTATGCGGTGCAAATTCCTGAGAACAGCCCACTCAATGCCTTAGTTGTCACAGTCTATGCCAGGGATTTAGATGCTGGGATACATGGTACTGTAACCTACTCTCTGTTTCAAGGTGGTGAACTATCTCAACCATTTGTAGTAGACAAAATCACAGGAGAAATTCGTCTTAAAGGGGCACTAGATTTTGAGGCAACTCCATATTACAATATGGAAATTGTAGCTACAGACCCAGGAGGCTTTTCAGGAAAATGCACTGTAGCTATACAGGTATTGGATGTGAATGACAATCCCCCAGAGCTGACGATCCGGAAGCTCACAGTCCCTGTCCCAGAAAATTCTGCAGAGACTATGGTTGCTGTTTTCAGTGTTTTTGATTCTGATTCGGGGGACAATGGAAGGATGGTGTGTTCTATTCAGAATGATATCCCATTTCTCCTGAAACCCACATATGAGAATTATTACACTTTAGTGACCGAGGGGCCACTTGATAGAGAGAGTAGAGCTGAGTACAACATCACCATTACTGTCTCAGATCTGGGCACACCCAGGCTCACAACCCAGCATACCATAAAAGTGCAGGTGTCTGACATCAACGATAACGCCCCTGCCTTCGCCCAAACCTCCTATACCCTGTTTGTGCAAGAGAACAACAGCCCAGCCCTGCACATAGGCACCATCAGTgccacagactcagactcaggctCCAATGCCCACATCATTTACTCGCTGCTGCCGCCCCAAGACTCGAAGCTGGCCCTCACCTCGCTAGTCTCCATCAATTCAGACAATGGGCAGCTGTTCGTGCTCAGGGCGATGGACTATGAGATGCTTCAGACCTTCGAGTTCCACGTGGGTGCTACAGACGAAGGCTCACCTGCACTCAGCAGCCAGGCCCTCGTGCGTGTAGTAGTGCTAGATGACAATGACAATTCACCCTTCGTGCTCTACCCAATGCAGAATGCCTCAGCACCCTGTACCGAGTTATTGCCCAGGGCAGCAGAACCTGGATACCTGATCACCAAGGTGGTGGCTGTGGATCGTGACTCTGGCCAGAATGCCTGGCTGTCATTCCAGCTGCTCAAGGCTACAGAGCCAGGGCTGTTTAGCGTGTGGGCACACAATGGCGAGGTGCGCACCACCAGGTTGCTGAGTGAGCGAGATGCTCTAAAACACAAGCTCCTGCTGCTAGTCAAGGACAATGGCGATCCCATGCTCTCTGCCAGTGTCACTCTTCACGTGCTAGTGGTGGATGGCTTCTCGCAGCCCTACCTGCCATTGACAGAGGTGGCGCGGGATTCCACGCAGGACGATTATGACGTGCTCACGCTGTACCTAGTCATTGCCTTGGCATCtgtatcttctctcttcctcttgtctgTGCTTCTGTTCGTGGGGGTGAGACTGTGCAGGAGGGCCAGGGCGGCCTCCCTGGGTGACTACTCTGTTCCTGAGGGACACTTTCCTGGCCACCTGGTGGATGTCAGTAGAgcagggaccctgtcccagagtTACCAATATGAGGTGTGTCTTAATGGAGGTACTGGAACAAACGAGTTCAACTTTCTTAAACCATTGTTTCCTATTCTTCCAACCCAGGCTGCtgctgaagaaagagaaaatgctgtTGTGCGCAATAGCGTTGAATTCTATTAG
- the LOC110333173 gene encoding protocadherin-3-like, with protein METALAKMPGQRQVFFLTILLLLWKSGSEAIRYSMPEETESSYLVANVAKDLGLRVGELASRGAQIHYKGNKELLQLDAETGNLSLKEKLDREALCGATEPCVLHFQIILENPVQFFQTELKLTDINDHSPEFPDREMLLKIPENAQPGTVFPLKAALDPDIGSNTVQNYTVSPNLHFHVITRSRTDGRKYPELVLDRALDREEQSELTLILTALDGGAPPRSGTTTVHIEVVDINDNVPQFMQSLYEVQILENSPIGALVVTVSARDLDSRIYGDVAYSLFQGDGVSQPFVIDKVTGEIRLSKELDFEEISRYNIEIAATDGGDLSGKCTVVIQVLDVNDNAPELTIRKLTVPVPENSAETVVAVFSVFDSDSGDNGRLVSSIQNNIPFLLKATFENYYTLVTEGPLDRERRAEYNITITVSDLGTPRLTTQHTITVQVSDINDNAPAFAQTSYTLFVQENNSPALHIGTISATDSDSGSNAHITYSLQLPQDPQLALASLISINPDNGQLFVLRALDYESLQGFDFRVGATDRGSPALSSHALVRVVVLDGNDNAPFVLYPLQNTSAPCTELLPREAESGYLVTKVVAVDHDSGQNAWLSFQLLKATEPGLFSVWAHNGEVRTTRLLSERDVPKHRLLLLVKDNGEPQLSASVTLQVLLVNSFSQPYLPLPEVAQDPIHGDEEMLTLYLVIALASVSSLFLLSVLIFVGMRLCKRAREASLGVCSVPEGHFPGHLMDVSGMGTLSQSYQYDVCLSEDSRTGEFKFLNPMIPNVIIQDTGREVKGNPPCRDSFVFS; from the coding sequence ATGGAGACAGCGCTAGCAAAAATGCCAGGGCAAAGGCAAGTCTTTTTCCTTACTATATTGTTGCTGTTGTGGAAGTCTGGCTCTGAGGCAATTAGATATTCCATGCCAGAAGAAACGGAGAGTAGCTATTTGGTGGCAAATGTGGCAAAAGATCTGGGGCTCAGGGTTGGAGAACTGGCCAGTAGAGGAGCTCAAATCCattacaaaggaaacaaagagctCTTGCAGCTGGATGCAGAGACTGGGAATTTGTCCTTAAAGGAAAAACTAGACCGGGAGGCACTGTGTGGGGCAACAGAACCCTGTGTGCTGCACTTCCAGATCATACTGGAAAACCCTGTGCAGTTCTTCCAAACTGAACTGAAACTCACTGATATAAATGACCACTCTCCGGAGTTCCCTGACAGGGAAATGCTTCTGAAAATCCCTGAGAACGCCCAGCCAGGGACAGTGTTTCCTCTGAAGGCAGCTCTGGACCCTGACATTGGGAGCAACACTGTTCAGAACTACACAGTCAGTCCCAACCTCCATTTCCACGTCATTACTCGCAGTCGCACAGATGGCAGAAAATACCCAGAGCTGGTGCTGGACAGAGCCCTGGACAGGGAGGAGCAGTCTGAGCTCACTCTAATCCTCACTGCTCTGGATGGGGGTGCTCCGCCCCGGTCAGGAACCACCACAGTTCACATTGAAGTTGTGGACATCAATGATAACGTCCCCCAGTTTATGCAGTCACTTTATGAGGTGCAGATTCTAGAAAATAGCCCCATTGGTGCCTTAGTTGTTACAGTCTCTGCCAGGGATTTAGATTCCAGGATATATGGTGATGTAGCCTACTCTCTGTTTCAAGGCGATGGAGTATCTCAACCATTTGTAATAGACAAAGTCACGGGAGAAATCCGTCTTAGCAAAGAGCTGGATTTTGAGGAAATTAGCCGTTATAACATAGAAATCGCAGCCACTGATGGGGGAGACCTTTCAGGAAAATGCACTGTGGTTATACAGGTGTTGGACGTGAATGACAACGCCCCAGAGTTGACGATCAGGAAGCTCACAGTCCCTGTCCCAGAAAATTCCGCCGAGACTGTAGTTGCTGTTTTTAGTGTTTTTGATTCTGATTCAGGGGACAACGGAAGGTTGGTGAGTTCTATCCAGAACAATATCCCATTTCTCCTGAAGGCCACGTTTGAGAATTATTACACTTTAGTGACCGAGGGGCCactggacagagagagaagagctgaGTACAACATCACCATCACTGTCTCGGATCTGGGCACACCCAGGCTCACAACCCAGCACACCATAACAGTGCAGGTGTCTGACATCAATGATAACGCCCCTGCCTTCGCCCAAACCTCCTATACCCTGTTTGTGCAAGAGAACAACAGCCCTGCCCTACACATAGGCACCATCAGTgccacagactcagactcaggctCCAATGCCCACATCACCTACTCGCTGCAGCTGCCCCAAGACCCACAGCTAGCCCTCGCCTCGCTAATCTCCATTAACCCCGACAACGGGCAGCTGTTCGTGCTCAGGGCACTGGACTATGAGTCCCTGCAGGGCTTTGACTTTCGCGTGGGTGCCACAGACCGAGGCTCTCCGGCACTCAGCAGCCATGCTCTGGTGCGCGTGGTGGTGCTGGATGGCAATGACAATGCACCCTTTGTGCTCTACCCACTGCAGAACACCTCTGCACCTTGCACAGAGCTGCTGCCCAGGGAGGCGGAGTCTGGCTACCTGGTCACCAAGGTGGTGGCTGTGGATCACGACTCTGGCCAGAATGCTTGGCTGTCGTTCCAGTTGCTCAAGGCCACGGAGCCCGGGCTGTTCAGCGTGTGGGCGCACAATGGCGAGGTTCGCACTACCAGGCTACTGAGCGAGCGTGATGTGCCCAAGCACAGGCTACTGCTGCTGGTCAAGGACAATGGCGAGCCTCAGCTCTCTGCCAGTGTCACACTTCAAGTGCTACTGGTGAATAGTTTTTCTCAGCCCTACCTTCCTCTGCCTGAGGTGGCACAGGACCCCATTCACGGGGATGAAGAGATGCTCACACTGTACCTGGTCATTGCCTTGGCTTCTGTGTCTTCGCTCTTTCTCTTGTCTGTCCTTATATTTGTGGGAATGAGGTTGTGTAAGAGGGCCAGGGAGGCTTCTCTGGGTGTTTGCTCTGTGCCTGAGGGTCACTTTCCTGGCCACCTAATGGATGTCAGCGGTATGGGGACTCTGTCTCAGAGCTACCAGTATGATGTGTGTCTATCAGAAGATTCTAGGACTGGTGAGTTCAAATTCCTCAACCCCATGATTCCCAATGTAATTATTCAGGACACTGGAAGAGAAGTGAAGGGAAATCCCCCCTGCAGGGATAGCTTTGTATTCAGCTAA